In Sphaeramia orbicularis chromosome 10, fSphaOr1.1, whole genome shotgun sequence, the following proteins share a genomic window:
- the LOC115427487 gene encoding protocadherin beta-16-like codes for MEYKGYHRESGVKWRVFGRLPQAVSVIIFLVFLVMQAEAQIRYSVPEEMKKGSLIGNVAQDLGLDLKRLRSGRARIVTGESIQYAELKTDKGILVVNERIDREQLCGDVTPCSFTFEILLEKPMELHPVTIEVLDVNDNAPTFQNSHLEFEISESVTLGSRFDLESADDADVGENGLQNYILTPNDNFVLKQHVNPDGSKHTEMVLQKPLDREKQPRLSLKLLAVDGGNPQRSGTVNININILDANDNAPVFNQSVYKAAVSENASKGTLIITVNASDIDSGTNGQVTYSFSKLKAGISDMFDINENTGSIFVAKGIDFEKDKKIEFRVEAKDQGGLTDSSKVEIEIIDVNDNAPAINVMSFTSPVSEDSPAGTTIGIINVKDLDSGENGQVRCTVEGSVPVEIKSNVRNYYALITNAALDRESLSEYNITVIATDAGKPPLSVKRTFNLKISDVNDNPPAFPRALFSAFITENNSPGVSVLSVNAKDSDENQNARVSYILENSDISGSPISEYVSVNAENGDIRAIRSYDYEQIKELTFVVKAQDGGSPPLSSNVTVKIIIQDQNDNAPQVLYPVQTGGSLVAEMVPRSADVGYLVTKVVAVDVDSGQNAWLSYKLQKATDRALFEVGLQNGEVRTIRQVTDKDAVKQRLTVIVEDNGQPSRSATVIVNVAVADSFPEVLSEFTDFTHDKEYNENLTFYLVLALAVVSFLFITCVVVIISVKIYRWRQSRILYHSNLPVIPYYPPRYSDTLGTGTLPHVYNYEVCRTTDSRKSDCKFGRAGSQNVLIMDPSSTGTMQRIQSEKSILDEPDSPLERPYFSM; via the exons ATGGAATATAAAGGATATCACCGAGAAAGCGGAGTAAAATGGCGAGTGTTTGGGCGATTGCCACAAGCTGTATCTgtgattatttttctggtctttcTCGTAATGCAAGCTGAGGCACAGATCCGGTATTCAGTTCCAGAGGAGATGAAGAAAGGATCTCTTATTGGTAACGTTGCGCAGGATCTTGGTTTGGATCTGAAAAGGCTTCGTTCTGGACGCGCACGTATTGTGACCGGAGAAAGCATCCAGTACGCCGAACTGAAGACAGACAAAGGGATTTTGGTTGTGAACGAGAGAATAGACCGAGAGCAGCTTTGCGGAGATGTAACACCGTGTAGCTTTACCTTCGAGATCCTGTTGGAAAAACCGATGGAGTTACACCCTGTGACTATAGAAGTGTTGGATGTAAACGACAACGCCCCGACTTTCCAAAATAGTCATTTGGAATTTGAAATAAGTGAATCTGTTACACTTGGATCTCGTTTTGATTTAGAAAGTGCGGATGATGCCGATGTTGGTGAAAACGGTCTGCAAAATTACATATTGACTCCAAACGATAACTTTGTATTGAAACAACATGTTAATCCAGACGGTAGTAAACATACTGAAATGGTGCTTCAAAAACCTTTAGACAGAGAAAAGCAGCCGCGCCTCTCTCTAAAACTGTTGGCTGTGGACGGAGGAAATCCACAGAGATCTGGTAcagtaaatattaatataaatatctTAGACGCCAATGATAATGCTCCTGTGTTCAATCAGTCCGTGTATAAAGCCGCTGTGTCTGAAAATGCGTCAAAAGGCACTCTCATTATTACTGTGAACGCTAGCGACATAGATAGTGGCACAAACGGCCAAGTAACATATTCCTTCTCAAAATTAAAAGCAGGTATATCTGATATGTTCGACATAAATGAGAATACAGGAAGCATATTTGTAGCAAAAGGGATCGATTTTGAGAAGGACAAAAAAATTGAGTTCAGGGTTGAAGCTAAAGATCAGGGTGGATTGACAGATTCCAGCAAAGTTGAGATAGAGATTATTGACGTCAATGACAATGCACCGGCCATTAATGTGATGTCATTCACTAGTCCTGTGTCTGAAGACTCCCCCGCTGGCACCACCATCGGTATCATTAATGTGAAAGATCTGGATTCTGGTGAAAATGGACAAGTAAGGTGCACGGTGGAAGGTAGTGTTCCTGTTGAAATTAAATCTAATGTGAGGAATTATTACGCACTGATAACCAATGCAGCACTGGATCGTGAAAGTCTGTCTGAATATAACATCACCGTTATTGCAACTGACGCAGGCAAACCTCCACTTTCAGTTAAAAGAACATTTAATCTGAAAATCTCTGATGTAAATGATAATCCTCCCGCGTTTCCACGAGCGTTGTTCAGTGCCTTCATTACAGAGAATAACTCTCCAGGCGTTTCTGTACTAAGTGTTAATGCTAAAGACTCCGATGAGAACCAGAACGCACGTGTATCCTATATTTTAGAAAACAGTGATATCAGTGGATCTCCAATCTCTGAATATGTTTCAGTTAATGCTGAAAACGGAGATATTCGTGCAATTCGATCATATGATTATGAGCAGATCAAAGAATTGACATTTGTTGTCAAAGCTCAGGATGGAGGCTCCCCTCCACTCAGTAGTAATGTGACTGTGAAAATAATAATCCAGGACCAGAACGATAACGCCCCTCAGGTTCTGTACCCAGTCCAGACTGGTGGCTCTCTGGTGGCTGAAATGGTGCCTCGTTCAGCAGATGTGGGCTATCTGGTCACTAAAGTGGTGGCTGTTGATGTGGACTCTGGACAGAATGCCTGGCTctcctataaactgcagaaagccACAGACAGGGCGCTGTTTGAGGTGGGCTTACAGAATGGAGAAGTAAGAACTATCCgccaagtcactgataaagatgcAGTCAAACAAAGACTGACTGTTATAGTGGAGGACAACGGACAGCCCTCTCGTTCAGCTACAGTCATTGTTAACGTGGCGGTGGCGGACAGCTTTCCTGAAGTGCTGTCTGAGTTCACTGACTTTACACACGACAAGGAGTACAATGAGAACCTGACTTTTTACTTAGTGTTggctttggctgtagtttcctTCCTCTTCATCACGTGTGTGGTGGTCATTATATCAGTGAAAATCTACAGATGGAGACAGTCTCGCATCCTGTATCACTCCAATCTGCCAGTGATTCCATATTATCCACCACGTTACTCCGACACTTTGGGGACAGGGACTCTCCCACACGTGTACAACTACGAGGTGTGCAGGACGACTGACTCCAGAAAGAGTGACTGTAAGTTTGGCAGAGCTGGTAGTCAGAACGTGCTGATAATGGACCCCAGTTCAACAGGGACGATGCAGAGGATACAGAGTGAAAAGAGCATCCTGGACGAACCAGACTCTCCTCTAGAG AGACCGTATTTCTCGATGTAG
- the LOC115426748 gene encoding protocadherin gamma-A10-like isoform X2, translating into MDALRSKGKSLDWRVSIFLLCVVAAASGQIRYSIPEEMRKGLFVGDVAKDLGLDVKRLVSGRARLVINDNNQYVALDQNKGHIVVNERIDREKLCAKKSPCSFSLEIVLEDPLELFSVTIEIQDVNDHSPSFPKKEINLEISESTPTGTVFLLDSASDPDVGINSLQSYSLKANDYFVLKQHTRTDGSKYAEMMLQSGLDREKQNKHTLILTAVDGGEPQRSGTVKINVSVLDANDNAPVFTLPLYKVSVLENALPGTTVARVSAVDADEGYNGNVTYSFTHLEEGSSYPFQIDSYTGEVKITGELDYEVFPNYEINLQARDPWGVVGVSKLIIEITDVNDNTPFITMASYSGKISEDSTPGTVVALISVQDKDSGKNGQVHLNIIENIPFKIKSSLRNYYALVTEENLDREKRSQYNITLTATDEGLPSLSSSKTVVLDVTDVNDNAPAFSQSVYSTRVMENNSPGVALLQIKASDSDQGQNARISYLLIEEDINGNPVSTCFSINAETGIIESLRSLDYEQVREYKIRVKAQDGGSPPLSSNATIIVHVQDQNDNPPQVLYPVQTGGSLVAEMVPRSADVGYLVTKVVAVDVDSGQNAWLSYKLQKATDRALFEVGLQNGEVRTIRQVTDKDAVKQRLTVIVEDNGQPSRSATVIVNVAVADSFPEVLSEFTDFTHDKEYNENLTFYLVLALAVVSFLFITCVVVIISVKIYRWRQSRILYHSNLPVIPYYPPRYSDTLGTGTLPHVYNYEVCRTTDSRKSDCKFGRAGSQNVLIMDPSSTGTMQRIQSEKSILDEPDSPLEVSLC; encoded by the exons ATGGATGCACTGAGGAGTAAAGGGAAATCACTGGATTGGAGAGTCTCCATTTTTCTGCTCTGCGTTGTTGCTGCTGCCAGCGGACAAATTCGCTATTCTATACCAGAGGAGATGAGAAAAGGGCTGTTTGTTGGAGACGTTGCAAAAGACCTTGGCTTGGATGTCAAAAGGTTGGTCTCTGGTCGGGCTCGACTTGTTATAAACGATAATAACCAATATGTCGCTCTTGATCAGAACAAAGGGCATATCGTTGTTAATGAAAGAATTGACAGAGAGAAATTATGCGCAAAAAAATCGCCGTGTAGCTTCAGTCTAGAAATAGTCCTCGAAGATCCACTTGAGCTGTTTTCCGTTACGATCGAAATACAAGACGTTAACGATCATTCTCCTTCTTTTCCCAAAAAGGAAATTAATTTAGAAATAAGTGAATCCACACCCACAGGGACTGTATTCTTGCTTGATAGTGCATCTGATCCTGACGTAGGGATAAATTCGTTGCAGAGTTACTCTTTAAAGGCAAACGATTATTTTGTCCTTAAACAACACACTCGGACAGATGGGAGTAAATACGCTGAAATGATGCTTCAGAGTGGTTTAGACCgcgagaaacaaaacaaacatacacTCATACTAACTGCTGTCGATGGCGGAGAACCGCAAAGATCTGGGACAGTGAAAATAAATGTGTCTGTTCTGGACGCCAATGATAATGCACCGGTGTTTACGCTCCCTTTATACAAAGTATCTGTGCTAGAAAATGCGCTGCCGGGTACAACTGTGGCAAGAGTGAGTGCCGTGGACGCAGACGAAGGTTACAATGGTAATGTGACATATTCCTTCACCCACCTAGAGGAAGGATCCTCCTATCCTTTTCAAATTGATTCGTATACGGGAGAGGTTAAGATCACCGGGGAACTGGACTATGAGGTTTTTCCAAACTATGAAATAAACCTTCAGGCTAGAGATCCATGGGGTGTAGTGGGCGTTAGTAAACTGATTATTGAGATAACAGATGTGAACGATAATACGCCATTTATTACAATGGCTTCATATTCAGGTAAAATTTCAGAGGATTCCACTCCGGGCACAGTAGTGGCGTTGATTAGTGTCCAAGATAAAGATTCTGGTAAAAATGGACAGGTTCATTTAAATATAATTGAAAATATCCCGTTTAAAATCAAATCGTCTCTCAGAAACTATTATGCATTAGTCACAGAGGAAAACCTTGATCGAGAAAAACGCTCTCAGTACAACATCACTCTCACTGCCACGGATGAGGGCTTGCCCTCCTTATCAAGTAGTAAAACTGTCGTTTTAGACGTCACTGACGTTAATGACAATGCACCAGCTTTTAGTCAAAGTGTTTACAGCACACGGGTGATGGAGAATAACTCCCCTGGTGTCGCTCTTCTACAAATCAAGGCATCTGATTCAGATCAGGGTCAAAATGCCCGAATATCATACCTCCTTATTGAAGAGGACATTAATGGAAATCCAGTCAGCACATGTTTCTCCATTAATGCAGAGACTGGGATCATTGAGTCGTTGCGTTCGCTTGACTATGAACAAGTGAGAGAGTACAAAATACGAGTTAAAGCGCAAGACGGAGGCTCTCCACCTCTAAGTAGTAACGCAACAATAATTGTGCATGTGCAGGACCAGAACGACAATCCTCCTCAGGTTCTGTACCCAGTCCAGACTGGTGGCTCTCTGGTGGCTGAAATGGTGCCTCGTTCAGCAGATGTGGGCTATCTGGTCACTAAAGTGGTGGCTGTTGATGTGGACTCTGGACAGAATGCCTGGCTctcctataaactgcagaaagccACAGACAGGGCGCTGTTTGAGGTGGGCTTACAGAATGGAGAGGTCAGAACTATCCgccaagtcactgataaagatgcAGTCAAACAAAGACTGACTGTTATAGTGGAGGACAACGGACAGCCCTCTCGTTCAGCTACAGTCATTGTTAACGTGGCGGTGGCGGACAGCTTTCCTGAAGTGCTGTCTGAGTTCACTGACTTTACACACGACAAGGAGTACAATGAGAACCTGACTTTTTACTTAGTGTTggctttggctgtagtttcctTCCTCTTCATCACGTGTGTGGTGGTCATTATATCAGTGAAAATCTACAGATGGAGACAGTCTCGCATCCTGTATCACTCCAATCTCCCAGTGATTCCATATTATCCACCACGTTACTCCGACACTTTGGGGACAGGGACTCTCCCACACGTGTACAACTACGAG GTGTGCAGGACGACTGACTCCAGAAAGAGTGACTGTAAGTTTGGCAGAGCTGGTAGTCAGAACGTGCTGATAATGGACCCCAGTTCAACAGGGACGATGCAGAGGATACAGAGTGAAAAGAGCATCCTGGATGAACCAGACTCTCCTCTAGAGGTGAGTTTATGTTAG
- the LOC115426748 gene encoding protocadherin gamma-A11-like isoform X1 produces the protein MAFKARITDRGVRWRLFGRLPRTMFHFVFLVLFFDQADTQIRYSVPEEMKKGSVIGNVAQDLGLDLKRLRSGRARIVTGENIQYAELKTDKGILVVNERIDREQLCGDVTPCSFTFEILLEKPMELHPVTIEVLDVNDNAPIFQNSHVEFEISELATLGSRFDLENANDADVGENGLQNYILTPNDNFVLKQHVNPDGSKHTEMVLQKPLDREKQARLSLKLLAVDGGNPQRSGTVNININVLDANDNAPVFNQSVYKAAVSENASKGTYIVSVNASDIDSGTNGQVTYSFSKSKAGISDMFDINENTGSIFVAKEIDFEKDKKIEFRVEAKDQGGLTDSSKVEIEIIDVNDNAPVINVMSFSSPVSEDSPAGTTIGIINVKDLDSGENGQVRCTVEGSVPVEIKSNVRNYYALITNAALDRESLSEYNITVIATDAGKPPLSVKKTFNLKISDINDNPPVFPRALFSAFITENNSPGVSVLSVNAKDSDENQNARVSYILENSDVSGSPISEYVSVNAENGDIRAVRSYDYEQIKELTFVVKAQDGGSPPLSSNVTVKIMIQDQNDNAPQVLYPVQTGGSLVAEMVPRSADVGYLVTKVVAVDVDSGQNAWLSYKLQKATDRALFEVGLQNGEVRTIRQVTDKDAVKQRLTVIVEDNGQPSRSATVIVNVAVADSFPEVLSEFTDFTHDKEYNENLTFYLVLALAVVSFLFITCVVVIISVKIYRWRQSRILYHSNLPVIPYYPPRYSDTLGTGTLPHVYNYEVCRTTDSRKSDCKFGRAGSQNVLIMDPSSTGTMQRIQSEKSILDEPDSPLEVSLC, from the coding sequence ATGGCATTTAAAGCGCGTATTACAGACAGAGGAGTAAGATGGCGATTGTTTGGGCGCCTGCCACGGACCATGTTCCATTTCGTTTTTCTAGTATTGTTTTTCGATCAAGCTGACACACAAATCCGATACTCGGTTCCAGAAGAGATGAAGAAAGGATCTGTTATTGGCAATGTTGCGCAGGATCTTGGTTTGGATCTGAAAAGGCTTCGTTCTGGACGCGCACGTATCGTGACCGGAGAAAACATCCAGTACGCCGAGCTGAAGACAGACAAAGGGATTCTGGTTGTGAACGAGAGAATAGACCGAGAGCAGCTTTGTGGAGATGTAACACCGTGTAGCTTTACCTTTGAGATCCTGTTGGAAAAACCGATGGAGTTACACCCTGTGACTATAGAAGTGTTGGATGTAAACGACAACGCCCCGATTTTCCAAAATAGTCACGTAGAATTTGAAATAAGTGAATTAGCTACACTTGGATCACGTTTTGATTTAGAGAATGCGAATGATGCCGATGTCGGTGAAAACGGTCTGCAAAATTACATCTTGACTCCAAACGATAACTTTGTATTGAAACAACATGTTAATCCAGACGGAAGTAAACATACTGAAATGGTGCTTCAAAAACCTTTAGACAGAGAAAAGCAGGCACGTCTGTCTCTAAAATTGTTGGCTGTGGACGGAGGGAATCCGCAGAGATCTGGTACAGTAAATATTAACATAAATGTTTTAGACGCCAATGATAATGCTCCTGTGTTCAATCAGTCAGTTTATAAGGCCGCTGTGTCTGAAAATGCTTCAAAAGGCACGTACATTGTCTCTGTGAACGCAAGTGACATAGATAGTGGCACAAACGGCCAAGTAACATATTCCTTCTCAAAATCAAAAGCAGGTATATCTGATATGTTCGATATCAACGAGAATACAGGAAGCATATTTGTAGCAAAAGAAATTGAttttgaaaaggacaaaaaaattgaGTTCAGGGTTGAAGCTAAAGATCAGGGTGGACTGACAGATTCCAGCAAAGTTGAGATAGAGATTATTGATGTCAATGACAATGCACCGGTCATTAATGTGATGTCATTCTCTAGTCCTGTGTCTGAAGACTCCCCCGCTGGCACCACCATCGGTATCATAAATGTGAAAGATCTGGATTCTGGTGAAAATGGACAAGTAAGGTGCACGGTGGAAGGTAGTGTTCCTGTTGAAATTAAATCTAATGTGAGAAATTATTACGCACTGATAACCAATGCAGCACTGGATCGTGAAAGTCTGTCTGAATATAACATCACTGTTATTGCAACTGACGCAGGAAAACCTCCACTTtcagttaaaaaaacatttaatctgAAAATCTCTGATATAAATGATAATCCTCCAGTGTTTCCACGAGCGTTGTTCAGTGCCTTCATTACAGAGAATAACTCTCCAGGCGTTTCTGTACTGAGTGTTAATGCTAAAGACTCCGATGAGAACCAGAACGCACGTGTATCCTATATTTTAGAAAACAGTGATGTCAGCGGATCTCCAATCTCTGAATATGTGTCTGTTAATGCAGAAAACGGAGATATTCGTGCAGTTCGATCATATGATTATGAGCAGATCAAAGAATTGACATTTGTTGTCAAAGCTCAGGATGGAGGCTCCCCTCCACTCAGTAGTAATGTGACTGTGAAAATAATGATCCAGGACCAGAACGACAACGCCCCTCAGGTTCTGTACCCAGTCCAGACTGGTGGCTCTCTGGTGGCTGAAATGGTGCCTCGTTCAGCAGATGTGGGCTATCTGGTCACTAAAGTGGTGGCTGTTGATGTGGACTCTGGACAGAATGCCTGGCTctcctataaactgcagaaagccACAGACAGGGCGCTGTTTGAGGTGGGCTTACAGAATGGAGAAGTCAGAACTATCCgccaagtcactgataaagatgcAGTCAAACAAAGACTGACTGTTATAGTGGAGGACAACGGACAGCCCTCTCGTTCAGCTACAGTCATTGTTAACGTGGCGGTGGCGGACAGCTTTCCTGAAGTGCTGTCTGAGTTCACTGACTTTACACACGACAAGGAGTACAATGAGAACCTGACTTTTTACTTAGTGTTggctttggctgtagtttcctTCCTCTTCATCACGTGTGTGGTGGTCATTATATCAGTGAAAATCTACAGATGGAGACAGTCTCGCATCCTGTATCACTCCAATCTGCCAGTGATTCCATATTATCCACCACGTTACTCCGACACTTTGGGGACAGGGACTCTCCCACACGTGTACAACTACGAGGTGTGCAGGACGACTGACTCCAGAAAGAGTGACTGTAAGTTTGGCAGAGCTGGTAGTCAGAACGTGCTGATAATGGACCCCAGTTCAACAGGGACGATGCAGAGGATACAGAGTGAAAAGAGCATCCTGGATGAACCAGACTCTCCTCTAGAGGTGAGTTTATGTTAG
- the LOC115426749 gene encoding protocadherin gamma-A6-like has translation MSTVYLFLKTCFIMGQRPKTTLHFLLFCFLFNASLGEVRYVLPEERQQGSVIGNVARDLGLKVTDLGARRARVVAEGTRQLCEMDNTSGNLLISQRIDREELCAQASVCILQYQLLLEDPLQAYSLVLDIADINDNNPVFAAEETKLDLVESTVLGRRFPLESAHDPDLGTNSIREYKLSPNEHFALEMSSHINGNAYPELVLKKVLDREAQAEHVLKINAIDGGKPVRSGTASIFIRVLDANDNVPVFSQRVYKATVSENSAIGTVIATLNATDLDEGVYGKITYSFSHLSDKMGGVFEINPDSGEVRVAGVIDFEDASTHELDVQAKDGGGQASHCKLVIDIIDVNDNKPVIEIKSASASVAEDSKPGTMVALIYVYDLDTGSSGLVTCVISGNVPFKLVSEVKNYFMLMTDGILDREIEPEYNISIVATDGGSPSLSSVKVIQVAVNDINDNPPTFMQNDYIANILENQPVGTFVMKVIAQDTDAASNAKIRYQISKHTKSEEFSFLTINSETGELFTARPFDYENSVHFQIRVSAQDGGDPPLSSTCTINVFVKDQNDNAPVVLYPVQTTGFIAEDMVPLEAPRGYLVTKVVAVDADSGHNAWLSYKIMKATQPNLFSIGQHSGEIRTLRTFMDSDESKQTLVIIVSDNGPDSLSATCTVSIVIGDGLPVLNELFEFADDSEDSGDLTLYLIIALSTVSSLLILLISGVVYFKLCRRSYVYRSNTTNLPVFPTPYCPSTFTDFSHCGTLLKDDRFDSFLTTGSWRGDFRFSSNTDTDTLKQRSAAYQKNTLRRISTDRASLKVRAGAPHPCYVFT, from the coding sequence ATGTCGAcagtatatctttttttaaaaacatgtttcataATGGGCCAGCGACCGAAAacaacactgcattttttactgttttgtttcctTTTCAACGCTTCGCTGGGAGAAGTCCGTTATGTTCTTCCAGAGGAGAGGCAGCAGGGGTCGGTTATCGGGAATGTTGCGCGGGATCTGGGACTGAAAGTGACGGACCTTGGTGCTCGTCGAGCCCGGGTTGTTGCAGAAGGCACTAGGCAGTTGTGCGAAATGGACAATACGTCGGGTAACCTTTTGATCAGCCAGCGGATAGACCGAGAGGAGCTGTGTGCACAAGCCAGTGTTTGCATCCTTCAGTATCAGCTTTTACTCGAAGATCCTCTTCAAGCATACAGCCTAGTTTTGGATATTGCAGATATAAACGACAACAACCCAGTATTTGCTGCAGAAGAAACAAAACTAGATTTAGTCGAGTCTACCGTTCTTGGCAGACGTTTTCCATTAGAGAGCGCACACGATCCTGATCTGGGTACCAACTCCATCCGGGAATACAAACTGAGTCCAAATGAACATTTTGCTCTGGAAATGAGCAGCCACATAAACGGTAATGCATATCCAGAACTAGTTCTAAAAAAGGTTTTGGACCGGGAGGCACAAGCTGAACACGTGCTGAAAATCAATGCAATTGACGGGGGAAAACCAGTCAGATCAGGAACTGCTTCTATCTTCATCCGCGTGTTGGACGCCAATGATAATGTCCCAGTTTTTAGTCAACGAGTTTACAAAGCCACTGTGTCGGAGAACTCGGCCATAGGGACTGTCATAGCCACACTGAATGCCACAGACTTGGATGAAGGTGTTTATGGGAAAATAACATACTCTTTCAGTCACCTGTCAGACAAGATGGGAGGGGTTTTTGAAATTAACCCCGACAGTGGAGAAGTTCGGGTGGCAGGTGTTATTGACTTTGAAGATGCTAGCACGCACGAACTGGATGTCCAGGCCAAAGATGGAGGTGGTCAGGCCTCTCACTGTAAACTTGTTATTGACATTATTGACGTCAATGACAATAAACCTGTCATAGAAATAAAGTCAGCATCTGCTAGTGTGGCTGAAGACTCTAAACCAGGGACTATGGTTGCTCTGATTTATGTTTATGACTTGGATACTGGAAGCAGTGGACTGGTCACATGTGTAATCTCAGGCAATGTTCCTTTTAAACTTGTATCAGAGGTCAAAAACTACTTCATGTTAATGACTGATGGAATATTAGACAGAGAAATTGAGCCGGAGTATAACATCTCAATTGTCGCCACTGATGGGGgctctccctccctctccagTGTCAAAGTGATACAGGTTGCTGTGAATGATATTAATGACAACCCTCCCACTTTTATGCAGAACGACTACATTGCCAACATCTTGGAAAACCAACCCGTAGGCACATTTGTGATGAAAGTGATAGCACAAGATACTGACGCCGCATCTAATGCTAAAATACGTTATCAAATATCAAAGCACACCAAGTCAGAGGAGTTCTCTTTTCTTACAATCAACTCAGAGACTGGGGAGCTCTTCACAGCACGTCCATTTGATTATGAGAACTCGGTTCACTTCCAGATTAGGGTGTCAGCTCAAGATGGAGGCGATCCTCCACTTTCTTCTACCTGTACAATAAACGTTTTTGTCAAGGACCAAAATGACAATGCACCTGTTGTCTTATATCCAGTCCAAACAACTGGGTTCATTGCTGAAGATATGGTGCCTCTTGAAGCACCTAGAGGTTATCTGGTTACTAAGGTGGTAGCAGTAGATGCCGACTCAGGTCACAATGCTTGGCTTTCTTATAAAATAATGAAAGCCACACAGCCTAATCTGTTCAGTATAGGTCAGCATTCAGGTGAAATTAGAACTTTGCGAACATTCATGGATAGTGATGAATCAAAACAAACCCTAGTGATTATAGTGTCGGACAATGGACCTGATTCTCTGTCTGCCACTTGTACAGTCAGTATAGTAATTGGTGACGGGCTGCCAGTGTTAAACGAACTATTTGAGTTCGCAGATGATTCAGAAGATAGCGGTGACTTAACGCTCTACTTAATTATTGCATTATCAACCGTTTCCTCTCTCCTCATCCTTTTAATAAGTGGAGTAGTTTACTTCAAGCTCTGCCGACGTAGTTACGTTTACCGTTCCAACACTACCAATCTCCCCGTTTTCCCCACGCCCTACTGCCCCTCTACTTTCACAGATTTCAGCCATTGCGGAACCCTCCTGAAAGATGATCGGTTTGATTCCTTTTTGACCACGGGGTCGTGGAGAGGCGATTTCCGTTTCAGCTCAAACACAGACACTGACACGCTGAAGCAAAGAAGCGCAGCCTATCAAAAAAACACCCTAAGGCGCATTAGTACAGATAGAGCTAGTCTGAAGGTCAGGGCAGGTGCACCACATCCCTGCTATGTGTTCACTTGA